The Hyalangium gracile genome has a window encoding:
- a CDS encoding SDR family oxidoreductase: MSTSRRKLLQYSLTAASMLAMGSEALAGPAKKSRVPVKKKLKILVLGGTGFLGPAFVNAAQARGHTLTLFNRGKTRPQLFPDVEKLQGDRDPQKGTGLKALEGRKWDAVLDNSGYYPRMVGASAQLLAPNVQHYVYISSISAYANNDVPWEDESGPTAKLADPTVETMGKNFENFGGLKRLCEEAVEKALPGRVANVRPGYIVGPDDPTDRFTWWPVRFDRGGEMLAPGSPEDPIQLIDVRDLAEWLVVVMENKLTGIYNATGPEKPWTMGGVLAACKEATGKDTKLAWVPSEFLIKNKEDGDGDIPIWAPPVGKYKGFHLRSVDKAMQSGLKFRPSSVTVKDTLAYFQSLPEERRNKMRAGLTPEKEKELIAAWAKEQASGGKPAAPATPATPEKKGQ, translated from the coding sequence ATGAGCACCTCCCGCAGGAAACTCCTGCAGTACTCGCTGACCGCAGCCTCGATGCTGGCGATGGGTTCCGAGGCCCTGGCGGGCCCGGCCAAGAAGTCCCGGGTGCCGGTGAAGAAGAAGCTGAAGATCCTCGTGCTGGGTGGCACGGGGTTCCTGGGTCCGGCCTTCGTCAACGCGGCGCAGGCCCGAGGCCACACGCTGACGCTCTTCAACCGCGGGAAGACGCGGCCGCAGCTGTTCCCGGACGTGGAGAAGCTGCAGGGAGATCGAGACCCTCAGAAGGGCACGGGCCTCAAGGCGCTCGAGGGCCGCAAGTGGGACGCGGTGCTGGACAACTCGGGGTACTACCCGCGCATGGTGGGGGCCTCCGCGCAATTGCTGGCGCCCAACGTGCAGCACTACGTCTACATCTCGAGCATCTCGGCCTACGCGAACAACGACGTGCCCTGGGAGGACGAGAGCGGCCCCACGGCGAAGCTGGCGGACCCGACCGTGGAGACCATGGGCAAGAACTTCGAGAACTTCGGCGGCCTGAAGCGGCTGTGCGAGGAGGCCGTGGAGAAGGCCCTGCCGGGCCGCGTGGCCAACGTGCGCCCCGGCTACATCGTCGGCCCGGACGACCCGACGGATCGGTTCACCTGGTGGCCGGTGCGCTTCGACCGGGGCGGCGAGATGCTCGCGCCGGGCAGCCCGGAGGACCCCATCCAGCTCATCGACGTGAGGGATCTGGCGGAGTGGCTGGTGGTCGTGATGGAGAACAAGCTCACGGGCATCTACAACGCCACGGGACCGGAGAAGCCGTGGACGATGGGAGGCGTGCTCGCCGCGTGCAAGGAGGCGACGGGCAAGGACACGAAGCTGGCCTGGGTGCCCTCGGAGTTCCTGATCAAGAACAAGGAGGATGGTGACGGGGACATCCCCATCTGGGCGCCGCCGGTCGGCAAGTACAAGGGCTTCCACCTGCGCTCGGTGGACAAGGCGATGCAGTCCGGGCTGAAGTTCCGGCCGAGCTCCGTCACCGTGAAGGACACGCTGGCGTACTTCCAGAGCCTGCCCGAAGAGCGGCGCAACAAGATGCGCGCCGGCCTCACCCCGGAGAAGGAGAAGGAGCTCATCGCGGCCTGGGCGAAGGAGCAGGCGTCGGGGGGCAAGCCGGCCGCCCCGGCCACGCCCGCGACGCCGGAGAAGAAAGGTCAGTAA
- a CDS encoding NADase-type glycan-binding domain-containing protein: MRPLLSALALLSSPLALAAEPATPSKPVVLEVEFKGGSAPAGSHPLAATDMKVSASSQLCEGKGKKRVCHGAERLVDRDGATAWCEGAAKDGTGESVTFEFPSPQELVAVDVVPYYAKDMRRAMGNARPKAVALYVDAQRYELTFPDHPARVFEENRSEPPDTSEGPCGDETCTTQDERINWAEHYRVKLPAPAKVQKVRLELLSTYEGDDHPDTCMSSVTFHVR, from the coding sequence ATGCGTCCGCTCCTTTCCGCCCTTGCCCTGCTGTCATCCCCCCTCGCGCTGGCAGCCGAGCCGGCCACTCCCTCCAAGCCCGTCGTGCTCGAGGTGGAGTTCAAGGGCGGCTCGGCGCCCGCGGGGAGCCACCCGCTCGCCGCCACGGACATGAAGGTCAGCGCCTCGTCTCAGCTGTGCGAGGGCAAGGGTAAGAAGCGCGTGTGCCACGGAGCGGAGCGGCTCGTCGACCGGGACGGCGCCACCGCGTGGTGCGAGGGGGCGGCGAAGGACGGCACGGGCGAGTCCGTGACGTTCGAGTTCCCATCACCCCAGGAGCTGGTGGCCGTGGACGTGGTGCCCTACTACGCCAAGGACATGCGCCGGGCGATGGGCAACGCACGCCCCAAGGCCGTGGCGCTGTATGTGGACGCGCAGCGCTACGAGCTCACCTTCCCCGATCACCCCGCGCGTGTCTTCGAGGAGAACCGCTCCGAGCCCCCGGACACGTCGGAGGGGCCCTGTGGGGACGAGACGTGCACCACGCAGGACGAGCGGATCAACTGGGCCGAGCACTACCGCGTGAAGCTGCCCGCTCCGGCGAAGGTCCAGAAGGTGCGCCTGGAGCTGCTCTCCACCTACGAGGGTGACGACCATCCCGACACCTGCATGTCGTCGGTGACGTTCCACGTGCGCTGA
- a CDS encoding tetratricopeptide repeat protein, with the protein MSPRSVGASAAEPPERAAQALIDGGNALLDQGRFEELVSLTDQVIQRFGGADALAVRVQVARAFIARAIALGQQERFEESLAACEEALRRYDGGGDAKLGELVAKVLVHKTHALMGLGQPEAALGVSDELLRRHDGTPEEGLQVVVASALLTKADALGELSRLEESLALYDEVVQRYGGAQAAVLRHTAALALLSKAIVLRLSNRPREALATYGVLLQRFGEEQDARIQELATTARESQARTEDLLRRAEAELAAQDEVVRRHGDASEPALREQVAKALLEKAEVLRQQHRSEEMVSTFDELLRRFDGASEPALREAVAEAFLYKGVVLGNLKRTLEALAVYDAMIPRYVGASEPLGVRIQVAKALAYKAIFLGRLERREEEVAAFDELDRRYGEASEAEVRAEVARGLVCKAEILWKLNRLEEALAAYDVVAHRYGAATEDSVRERVADALNDAGALLILEAKRLWAEKRDQAQAFLERASAKIAASLERGPHGSNALWNAGYIAFLQGRRDQARSLLAESLRIGGERQRARGLRGGALSPIPEDEEVRALVLAL; encoded by the coding sequence GTGAGCCCACGCTCTGTGGGAGCAAGCGCGGCGGAGCCACCTGAGCGGGCAGCCCAGGCGCTCATCGACGGGGGCAACGCGCTGCTGGACCAGGGGCGGTTCGAGGAGCTGGTGTCCCTCACCGACCAGGTCATCCAGCGCTTCGGGGGCGCCGACGCGCTGGCCGTGCGGGTGCAGGTGGCGCGGGCGTTCATCGCCAGGGCCATCGCCCTGGGGCAGCAGGAGCGCTTCGAGGAGTCCCTGGCCGCCTGCGAGGAGGCGCTCCGGCGCTACGACGGCGGCGGCGACGCGAAGCTGGGAGAGCTGGTGGCCAAGGTGCTCGTGCACAAGACGCACGCCCTCATGGGCCTGGGGCAGCCCGAGGCGGCCCTGGGCGTGAGCGACGAGCTGCTGCGGCGCCACGACGGCACCCCGGAGGAGGGGCTGCAGGTGGTGGTGGCCAGTGCCCTGCTCACCAAGGCCGACGCCCTGGGAGAGCTGAGCCGGCTCGAGGAGAGCCTGGCCCTCTACGACGAGGTGGTCCAGCGGTACGGCGGCGCGCAGGCCGCGGTGCTGCGCCACACGGCGGCCCTGGCGCTCCTGAGCAAGGCCATCGTCCTGCGGCTCTCGAACCGCCCCCGGGAGGCGCTGGCCACCTACGGCGTGCTGCTCCAGCGCTTCGGCGAGGAGCAGGATGCCCGGATCCAGGAGCTGGCCACCACCGCGCGGGAGAGCCAGGCGCGCACCGAGGACCTGCTGCGGCGCGCCGAGGCGGAGCTGGCCGCCCAGGACGAGGTGGTGCGGCGGCACGGCGACGCGAGCGAGCCCGCCCTGCGCGAGCAGGTGGCCAAGGCGCTGCTGGAGAAGGCCGAGGTGCTGCGCCAGCAGCACCGCTCCGAGGAGATGGTGTCCACCTTCGACGAGCTGCTCCGCCGGTTCGACGGCGCGAGCGAGCCGGCGCTGCGCGAGGCGGTGGCCGAGGCGTTCCTCTACAAGGGCGTCGTGCTGGGGAACCTGAAGCGGACCCTGGAGGCGCTGGCCGTCTATGACGCGATGATTCCGCGCTATGTCGGCGCGAGCGAGCCCCTGGGAGTGCGCATCCAGGTGGCCAAGGCGCTGGCGTACAAGGCCATCTTCCTGGGGCGGCTGGAGCGGCGCGAGGAGGAGGTGGCGGCCTTCGACGAGCTGGACCGTCGCTACGGCGAGGCGAGCGAGGCGGAGGTGCGAGCGGAGGTGGCTCGGGGGCTGGTGTGCAAGGCGGAGATCCTCTGGAAGCTGAACCGGCTCGAGGAGGCCCTGGCCGCCTACGACGTCGTGGCGCACCGGTACGGCGCGGCCACGGAGGACTCGGTGCGCGAGCGTGTCGCCGACGCCCTCAACGATGCGGGGGCGCTGCTGATCCTCGAGGCGAAGCGGCTCTGGGCGGAGAAGCGCGACCAGGCGCAGGCGTTCCTGGAGCGGGCGAGCGCGAAGATCGCGGCCTCGCTGGAGCGCGGCCCTCACGGCTCCAACGCCCTGTGGAACGCGGGGTACATCGCCTTCCTGCAGGGCCGGCGAGATCAGGCGCGCTCGCTGCTGGCCGAGTCCCTGCGGATCGGCGGAGAGCGGCAGCGCGCACGAGGGCTCCGGGGCGGGGCGCTCTCGCCCATTCCGGAGGACGAAGAGGTCCGCGCCCTGGTGCTCGCACTGTAA
- a CDS encoding DsbA family protein, protein MLGLVLGLMLGVGVGRMIWTTSTGPTDAAKAGAQVAAAAPQAPQAPATPPPPAQRPILSPTVFKVPLEESPTKGPADALVTMVEFTDFQCPFCARANATIKQVQEEYGDKLRLVVKQHPLPFHPRARPAALASLAAHNQGKFFEYHDKLFANQKALDDASLETFAKEVGLDVKRWKKDLADPKLAAIVDRDEALAKSLGAGGTPAFFVNGRFFSGAQPIEVFRAAIEEELGKAQMMVNEGMKASEIYASVLSHGVTAPPPPPEPPVQKVDVGSAPVKGSSDAPVTLVAFSDFECPFCSRAANTVKLLEDEYKGKLRVAFKHQPLPRHANAKLAAAASMAAHEQGKFWEMHDKLFANQTALDRASLERYAQELNLDVGKFKAALDSNKYDEQIAKDSEQGTQVGASGTPTFFVNGRQIVGAKPIEVFRRVIDEELKKSGVASAK, encoded by the coding sequence GTGTTGGGCCTCGTTCTGGGCCTGATGTTGGGAGTCGGCGTCGGACGGATGATCTGGACCACCAGCACCGGCCCGACGGACGCGGCGAAGGCTGGCGCGCAGGTCGCCGCGGCCGCTCCACAGGCCCCGCAGGCCCCGGCCACTCCGCCCCCGCCGGCGCAGCGGCCGATCCTCTCGCCCACCGTCTTCAAGGTCCCGCTGGAGGAGTCTCCCACCAAGGGCCCCGCGGACGCGCTGGTGACGATGGTGGAGTTCACCGACTTCCAGTGCCCGTTCTGCGCTCGCGCCAACGCGACCATCAAGCAGGTCCAGGAGGAGTACGGCGACAAGCTGCGCCTGGTCGTCAAGCAGCACCCGCTGCCGTTCCACCCGCGCGCGCGTCCCGCGGCGCTGGCGTCCCTCGCGGCGCACAACCAGGGCAAGTTCTTCGAGTACCACGACAAGCTGTTCGCCAATCAGAAGGCGCTGGATGACGCGAGCCTGGAGACCTTCGCCAAGGAGGTGGGCCTGGACGTCAAGCGCTGGAAGAAGGACCTGGCCGACCCGAAGCTGGCCGCCATCGTGGACCGCGACGAGGCGCTGGCCAAGTCGCTGGGCGCGGGCGGCACGCCGGCCTTCTTCGTCAACGGCCGCTTCTTCTCGGGCGCGCAGCCCATCGAGGTGTTCCGCGCGGCCATCGAGGAGGAGCTGGGCAAGGCGCAGATGATGGTGAACGAGGGGATGAAGGCCTCGGAGATCTACGCCTCGGTGCTGTCGCACGGCGTGACGGCGCCGCCGCCGCCGCCCGAGCCGCCGGTGCAGAAGGTGGACGTGGGCTCGGCGCCGGTGAAGGGCTCGAGCGACGCTCCGGTGACGCTGGTGGCCTTCTCGGACTTCGAGTGCCCGTTCTGCTCGCGCGCGGCCAACACCGTGAAGCTGCTGGAGGACGAGTACAAGGGCAAGCTGCGCGTGGCCTTCAAGCACCAGCCGCTGCCGCGTCACGCGAACGCGAAGCTGGCCGCGGCGGCCTCCATGGCGGCCCACGAGCAGGGCAAGTTCTGGGAGATGCACGACAAGCTCTTCGCCAACCAGACGGCGCTGGACCGGGCCTCGCTGGAGCGCTACGCGCAGGAGCTGAACCTGGACGTGGGCAAGTTCAAGGCGGCGCTGGACTCGAACAAGTATGACGAGCAGATCGCCAAGGACTCGGAGCAGGGCACGCAGGTGGGTGCCAGCGGCACGCCGACCTTCTTCGTCAACGGCCGGCAGATCGTGGGCGCCAAGCCCATCGAGGTGTTCCGCCGGGTGATCGACGAGGAGCTGAAGAAGTCGGGCGTGGCCTCCGCGAAGTAG
- a CDS encoding BamA/TamA family outer membrane protein, producing the protein MALVLGLGASLAGAQEAAPPPPPETEAAPPRELPPPPTLDVPPPAPEPSRSVVVSEVVVLGTEKTLPGTVEAYSRIDAGDTLTDEDLTRVERRLLATGLFQEVKVSTQPTGDGRVRLVLQVEDKASWVVAPTFSVSNGNIGGGVLYAESNLWGRSKKFATALQISTAESGLFVGFLDPNLFGWPPLRLSLEGQLRSDRVEEFRPGASQEVPEVVRRTRLNSASAAGELSAMIAERVRVGARYRVMLIDAQEPSQDMPVTEPAFEPGSAQRDTSLRLMVGVDTRQNLHAVMEGLNIEGSLELSNPGVGSHFRYRRFGLLYRHGVRFFEEHNLVLRGETVTGTDLPFHQEFVAGANSLRGFLYRQFRGDTRLSFTAEYHFPLFTIRSLSFRGVGFSDTGLLMWRSLPEDRLLRDINGRVVRGYLPESEGGLGNATVAQGVGVGLRLFLRSVVLPLVGVDVAYGVNSGEFRFYLVAGVNPS; encoded by the coding sequence ATGGCGCTGGTCCTGGGGCTCGGAGCCTCCCTTGCGGGGGCTCAGGAGGCGGCCCCTCCACCTCCGCCCGAGACGGAGGCAGCGCCCCCTCGAGAGCTCCCGCCACCACCCACGCTGGATGTGCCCCCACCCGCTCCCGAGCCTTCACGGAGCGTGGTGGTGAGCGAGGTGGTCGTGCTCGGCACGGAGAAGACGCTGCCCGGGACGGTGGAGGCGTACTCGCGCATCGACGCGGGCGACACGCTCACCGACGAGGACCTGACGCGGGTGGAGCGGCGGCTGCTGGCGACGGGGCTCTTCCAGGAGGTGAAGGTGAGCACCCAGCCCACGGGAGATGGCCGGGTGCGGCTGGTGCTCCAGGTGGAGGACAAGGCCTCGTGGGTGGTGGCGCCTACCTTCTCGGTGTCGAACGGGAACATCGGCGGCGGGGTGCTGTACGCGGAGAGCAACCTCTGGGGCCGCAGCAAGAAGTTCGCGACGGCGCTGCAGATCAGCACCGCCGAGAGCGGCCTCTTCGTGGGCTTCCTGGATCCGAACCTGTTCGGCTGGCCTCCGCTGCGGCTGAGCCTCGAGGGCCAGCTGCGCAGCGACCGGGTGGAGGAGTTCCGGCCGGGCGCGAGCCAGGAGGTGCCCGAGGTGGTGCGCCGCACGCGGCTGAACTCGGCCTCCGCGGCGGGCGAGCTGTCGGCGATGATCGCCGAGCGGGTGCGGGTGGGCGCCAGGTACCGGGTGATGCTCATCGACGCCCAGGAGCCGAGCCAGGACATGCCGGTGACGGAGCCCGCCTTCGAGCCGGGCTCGGCGCAGCGCGACACCTCGCTGCGGCTGATGGTGGGGGTGGACACGCGGCAGAACCTGCACGCCGTCATGGAGGGGCTGAACATCGAGGGCTCGCTGGAGCTGTCGAACCCGGGGGTGGGCAGCCACTTCCGCTACCGGCGCTTCGGGCTGCTGTACCGGCACGGCGTGCGCTTCTTCGAGGAGCACAACCTGGTGCTGCGCGGAGAGACGGTGACGGGCACGGACCTGCCGTTCCACCAGGAGTTCGTGGCGGGCGCGAACTCGCTGCGAGGCTTCCTCTACCGGCAGTTCCGCGGAGACACGCGGCTGTCCTTCACGGCCGAGTACCACTTCCCGCTCTTTACCATCCGCTCGTTGTCCTTCCGGGGCGTGGGCTTCTCGGACACGGGGCTGTTGATGTGGCGCAGCCTCCCGGAGGACCGGCTGCTGCGGGACATCAACGGGCGGGTGGTGCGCGGCTACCTGCCCGAGTCCGAGGGCGGACTGGGCAACGCCACGGTGGCGCAGGGCGTGGGCGTGGGCCTGCGGCTGTTCCTGCGCAGCGTCGTGCTGCCGCTGGTGGGCGTGGACGTGGCATACGGCGTCAACTCGGGCGAGTTCCGCTTCTACCTGGTGGCGGGCGTGAACCCCTCCTGA
- a CDS encoding metallophosphoesterase: MTGRSQDVFFAAVGDVHGRMHQMVRLLQEWSRKSHRQLAFVLQVGDFEPHRHEADLATMAAPARYKHLGDFSEFHSRRARFPWPVYFIGGNHEPYGYLDSAPDGFELTLNCRYLGRVGTVETHGLRVAGLSGILQEETFRRPRPSVDRLGTVSPKAFAGFTEQDVERALALERADVLLLHEWPSGLVDPADEKDFEQQRRSMRYDAVGNEYARLVVEALQPRLVLCGHMHKAYRGALQLPSGRMSTVRCLDHVAHGASCFAVFRLTDGELREVTEPG, encoded by the coding sequence ATGACTGGCCGCTCCCAGGACGTCTTCTTCGCCGCCGTGGGTGATGTGCACGGCCGGATGCACCAGATGGTCCGGCTCCTCCAGGAGTGGAGCCGGAAGTCGCACCGGCAGCTGGCGTTCGTGCTCCAGGTGGGGGACTTCGAGCCCCACCGGCACGAGGCGGACCTGGCCACCATGGCGGCGCCCGCGAGGTACAAGCACCTGGGTGACTTCTCGGAGTTCCACTCGAGGCGCGCGCGGTTCCCGTGGCCCGTCTACTTCATCGGCGGCAACCACGAGCCCTACGGCTACCTGGACAGCGCCCCGGACGGCTTCGAGCTCACGCTGAACTGCCGGTACCTGGGGCGCGTGGGGACGGTGGAGACGCACGGACTCCGGGTCGCGGGGCTGTCCGGCATCCTCCAGGAGGAGACCTTCCGCCGCCCCCGACCGTCCGTGGATCGACTGGGCACCGTCTCGCCCAAGGCCTTCGCCGGCTTCACGGAGCAGGACGTGGAGCGCGCCCTGGCACTGGAGCGGGCCGACGTGCTGCTGCTGCATGAATGGCCCTCGGGCCTCGTGGATCCGGCGGACGAGAAGGACTTCGAGCAGCAGCGCCGCAGCATGCGCTACGACGCGGTGGGCAACGAGTACGCCCGGCTCGTGGTGGAGGCGCTGCAGCCCCGGCTGGTGCTGTGCGGGCATATGCACAAGGCCTATCGCGGAGCCCTCCAGTTACCCTCGGGGCGGATGTCCACGGTGCGCTGCCTGGACCACGTGGCCCACGGCGCGTCCTGCTTCGCGGTCTTCCGGCTCACCGACGGCGAGCTTCGAGAAGTCACCGAGCCCGGCTGA
- a CDS encoding carboxypeptidase regulatory-like domain-containing protein, with protein MSGRRRMMLGVGALVLVGGVLAVVLLRAEPSPGRSFEPLPVTSTSSESELAVPYVGAAMPLTAPPAPTEPVRQLPRVTVERSASAPAGAFSGRVVSASSGEGIRGAEVTLSGPGGATSLVTDAEGRFEFRPSVTGVYQVAAIRADGFLPFGPEWGRSPIALSAVEGVQVRDVVIALTPTPELVGQVLSAQGAPLPGATVRVLTSRAGETVLFPVKDRFTTDERGEFHFTAHEGARVEARHPQHGVARVRVYDEDLAKRRVEVRMPAAGEEGSRFEEARVEGRVLAPDGTPASGALVSVMSAASAYPQEYGTRDGYQSVAETDGSFVVEGIEAGLYDVSAMAPGFAPARTLDVRVPASGLVLRLAGGARLAGLVMEDGGGPVPAFVVNVMLRQGPLERYAFAQARFIDAQGRFEFGGLKPGSYVVQVSAAGFVPSEREVEVTEGAQEVRADVMLARGARLEGRVLSAGSRRPIAGARVSVEALRSADALAPLFDAVSGADGAFSLEGIPGSGVTLNVSGPGHNTRIVSNVRPGAPLEIELTATAPDAGPVVELVGIGAVLRPRADALVVGEVFPGGGAQAAGIVTGDELVRIDGTLITDIGFTSAVQRIRGPEGTQVLLGVRKAGQSTVRDISVPRKKLGL; from the coding sequence ATGTCCGGTCGCCGTCGCATGATGCTCGGGGTGGGAGCGCTCGTCCTCGTCGGAGGGGTGCTCGCGGTGGTCCTGCTCCGAGCCGAGCCCTCCCCGGGCAGGAGCTTCGAGCCCCTGCCCGTCACCTCCACCTCCTCGGAGTCCGAGCTGGCCGTTCCCTACGTGGGCGCGGCCATGCCGCTCACCGCTCCTCCGGCGCCCACCGAGCCCGTGCGGCAGCTTCCTCGCGTCACCGTCGAGCGCAGCGCCTCCGCTCCCGCGGGTGCCTTCTCCGGTCGGGTCGTCTCCGCCTCCTCGGGCGAGGGCATCCGCGGCGCCGAGGTCACCCTCTCGGGCCCCGGTGGCGCCACGTCCCTGGTGACGGACGCTGAGGGGCGCTTCGAGTTCCGGCCTTCGGTCACCGGTGTGTACCAGGTGGCCGCCATCCGCGCCGACGGCTTCCTGCCCTTCGGCCCGGAGTGGGGGCGGAGCCCGATTGCCCTGTCCGCGGTGGAGGGTGTCCAGGTGCGTGACGTCGTCATCGCGCTGACGCCGACGCCGGAGCTGGTGGGGCAGGTGCTGAGCGCGCAGGGAGCGCCCCTGCCCGGGGCCACCGTGCGCGTGCTCACCTCCCGCGCGGGAGAGACGGTGCTGTTCCCGGTCAAGGACCGCTTCACGACGGACGAGCGCGGCGAGTTCCACTTCACCGCCCACGAGGGCGCCCGGGTGGAGGCCCGGCACCCCCAGCACGGCGTGGCGCGCGTCCGCGTCTATGACGAGGACCTCGCGAAGCGGCGTGTGGAGGTCCGCATGCCCGCGGCCGGTGAGGAGGGCTCGCGCTTCGAGGAGGCCCGCGTCGAGGGCCGCGTCCTGGCTCCGGACGGGACGCCGGCCTCGGGAGCGCTCGTCTCCGTGATGTCCGCCGCCAGCGCCTATCCCCAGGAGTACGGCACGCGGGACGGCTACCAGAGCGTCGCGGAGACAGACGGGAGCTTCGTGGTCGAGGGCATCGAGGCGGGGCTGTATGACGTGTCGGCGATGGCGCCGGGCTTTGCTCCGGCCCGGACGCTGGATGTGCGTGTGCCCGCCAGCGGGCTCGTGCTGCGGCTGGCGGGAGGTGCCAGGCTCGCGGGGCTCGTGATGGAGGACGGGGGTGGCCCCGTGCCGGCGTTCGTGGTCAACGTCATGCTGCGGCAGGGGCCGCTCGAGCGGTACGCCTTCGCCCAGGCGCGCTTCATCGACGCCCAGGGCCGCTTCGAGTTCGGCGGGCTGAAGCCCGGGAGCTATGTGGTCCAGGTGAGCGCCGCCGGCTTCGTGCCCTCGGAGCGCGAGGTGGAGGTGACCGAGGGAGCCCAGGAGGTCCGCGCCGACGTCATGCTCGCGCGGGGCGCGCGGCTCGAGGGCCGGGTGCTCTCGGCCGGCTCGCGGCGTCCCATCGCGGGGGCCCGGGTGTCCGTGGAGGCCTTGCGGTCCGCCGACGCGCTCGCGCCCCTGTTCGATGCGGTGAGCGGCGCCGACGGGGCCTTCTCGCTGGAGGGCATCCCCGGCTCGGGCGTCACGCTGAATGTCTCCGGCCCCGGGCACAACACCCGCATCGTCTCGAATGTCCGGCCCGGGGCTCCCCTGGAGATCGAGCTGACGGCCACGGCCCCGGATGCCGGGCCGGTGGTGGAGCTGGTGGGCATCGGAGCCGTCCTGAGGCCCCGAGCAGACGCCCTCGTCGTGGGCGAGGTGTTCCCCGGCGGCGGCGCCCAGGCGGCGGGCATCGTCACGGGGGACGAGCTGGTGCGCATCGATGGAACGCTCATCACGGACATCGGTTTCACGAGCGCCGTCCAGCGCATCCGCGGCCCGGAGGGGACCCAGGTCCTGCTCGGTGTGCGCAAGGCCGGCCAGTCCACCGTGAGGGACATCTCCGTGCCCCGGAAGAAGCTGGGCCTGTGA